Below is a genomic region from Henckelia pumila isolate YLH828 chromosome 3, ASM3356847v2, whole genome shotgun sequence.
GTGCTCGGTGACTACGATCATGAGTAACAAATATACAATACTTGTAACACTTAATTAATATCTATAGCCTATAGTTGATTCATTGAAACAATTCTTGTATGAATTATGATTATCGACTAACTTCGCGTGATTAAATGTAAAGAAATATATCTGAATGACTAAActggtaattttttttattaaatatctaATGACAATGCTTGTGAGGATAATGCAAATCTCTAACCAAATTAAAGTTCcaactattttatattttagtaATTTGTAGCTGCAGATAAGCCTAGCTATTAccttaaaagaattttgattcaaagttatattataatattattcatagAATTATCTAATACAAATAATAAGTTTAAACTCCATGCATTCAAAGCATACATCTACACTCAAATTAACATATataagaagattaattttgtttATGAACATGTACATATATCTTCAAGAATCATATCCAAGCCGCAGCTCCAAATCCAACTCCTCCTTATGATTCGTCGCATGGGGAAAATCGTCTAATCTCACTTGCCAGTCGCTAGGATGAATCGAAGGATTCGTTCTAGGACGTCCATCACGATCATAATCGTTCATGCTATAATAACGCTGCTGCTGCGGAGGGTGTCCATGCAAGGGCACTGCCGAGGTACCAGCTGcaaaatatgttaaatatttattattatcattgaTTGGTATCTGTTGGTAGAATCTAGGCCGGCCTGTGTAATCTTCCTCTTGCTTGCTTGGATCGGTTGGCTTGTTTCTTGCCCTATCTTTTCTGTGGATATTCATGTGTCCCCCCAAAGCCTGTGCTGTGTTGAACCCTCTCTTGCAAAACACGCACTCGTAAAATCGCCCTACGCGAATGCATGTGCTTTCTTGTTCGGCTTCTTCGCTTGAGTTCATATGGAACTCCATTTTTGGGATGATGATTCTTGGCTTTTCGacgttttcgaaaattttggaaaatctGATATTCAAGAACTTCTGGGGAATGATGTGTTTGATGTAATGGATATCAGATGCCAGATGGTGTATATATATAAGATGTAAGGAAATGATAGGGAATTAATTAAGTAATTggtatttaaatttttgttgaTATATAGACTCATTCTAGCAAACTAATTAAGGCCGGCCGTGCCTGTGGCAGATTCCCTTCTACTTAATTAGCAGTTAatcaagtaaaaaaaatataaatgtatACCTAATATTATTGCTCCATtcaaacaataattatatatatgaaagACGAAGTTTGAGCGTCGTATTTTTTTCCCCAAAAAGTTTAAATTCCGatattatacacatatatagGTGTTACGTCTTTAATTTTTACACTTACGCATTTAAATTTTCGAtggtaatatatatatgtgtgtgtgggaCAGCACAATAAACTATATATTTTTTGCTTATTGGAAACATATATTTAATAtcgattgaaaatttatatagaaAGATATGTATGACACATAAATGCCACTTTTTGCATGGGTCAACAAAACATTGTGTGCGTCATTGTTGTCTTTAATGAcatgattttaaatttttatgcgCCTTTGTCGCCTTATATCAATGAAATTTATATtgcataaattaataatttgattatTTCAATGTTGACATTATGCATATAGTCACGGGATTTGTGGGATATAGTCATATAAGAAGGTTTTCGGTGCCAAAatgtcttatttttttttaaatatcgtGGGAATTTAGGGTCGTTATTCTACTATGATATTAAGTAAATTCAAAAGTTCCATTTTacatattttctttattatCGTACATTCATATATAATTGTAAATTTGTAATTGGCGTACGTATCAAATATTTACACAACTAACACAAGTTCTGTGCCATAAGACATCAAATTAACTTAACATATTACATAAGTGGATTGGCATTGTTAAAACCGATTTCAAATTCAGACTTAGTTTGGATAAGTGTTTATGAATATAAAtttctttataattttttttataaaatgttttaaaatttgttttaaaaataaatatgtgtttgaacaacaaattttttatagttaaaaaagcaatatgttttgatttttgtcattgttttcatttCTAAAACATCAAACGATATCGCGATCGATTATTCgatcttttaaaaataaatatgggGAACGATTTtttattagaaagaaaaaaacaatcagaaacaatttataaaaatagtatGCACCCACGTGCTTATGAATGTTTTAAAGTATATACTTGACGATCATCATAGataattttctttaaaaaatatttatatatagattTGTGGTgcggaaattttatttttcactgaattttaaaattctggagtataatataatttaatattggTAAACTTTGTGTTGTATCGATTTTAAAAATCAACCTTTtgtattttttagttttattgtacttcaaaattttattttatttagcatTTTCCTtgacaaatataaaaaaacGTATGTGAAATATATTCGATTTCCAATATCACCTTCATCACTTTAATTACCTCACAAATATctctatatttttatttatttttttaattttaaatatctcTATTTTTTTAATCAGCCCGATGTACCATATATTTTCATACGGAAATTCAACATGTGAAAAagataatatattttttgtttcaaaTTTACACTAAACTCCTATATTTGAGTCTCGTAAACTGATTTAATTTGTCAATATATGACACTGTTAACCCATAAAATGAAATATTATATGAATTAAAATTTCTTGGCCCAGTTTCTAAAAGCCATGCAGCCTAAATGGTTCGGCCCACTAGATGAAGCCCACAAGACGAAAATCCATCAGCAAGAAGTAAAGGAGAAGTTACATTTAAAAAGGGATGACCAAGTCAAAAATCAGTTGAGAGGAACATGGCCCATGTTGAGAGATAGTGGGGTGGAAGTTATAGAATTGGGAACAAATGAGCCGGTTGAAGGAAAAGAAGGACATACATCATCTCCTCAACATTTTCAAGCCTCAAAAGCTCTGAAATTTACAGCAACATTTCTGCAAATATTTCGTTCTTTCATCTTGTCATTTGTTCTAGACATTTTAGCGTACATATTTAGATCCTTTTGCTGGGTTCCTCGAACTATTACAGCGCTTTCTTTTGTAGTTAGTATGGCAAGCACTtgtcattttgaatttttagtaaCAAAGAATCCATATTCGGTTGTTATTAATAATTCTTCTTTTACTTTATTTTAGTTCTTTAGTGTTTTACCGGTGAACTTGAGACCGACGACGAAACCGGGATTCATTTTTGCTTGGTACTAGAagttagattttttattttattttattatttttcagttggCACTCACGTGCCTGGCACGCCTGCAATCAACCCGCTCGAGCCAATTTTTGTGTGCAAACATAATTTTGGCACGCCCAGTGGGACCGTTATGGCACCAAAGAGCCGTAGAGACCAAGAGAAAGGTGATGGCAAGGCATTACAGGGAGATGGTGCAGGGGGTTCTATTTCGCAAGTTCCTGATGCAGAAATAATGCACATTGAAGGTGAAAATGTTGATAATATTCACCAAACTAACGATGATGGAGGGATTAGCAGAATTCCAGAAAAGTTGATGGTTCCTGCTGAGCATCTGGATTCCGTAATATCGAAGAAATTTGAAGAAATGGATATAGTGGTCTCGAGCACCATGGAA
It encodes:
- the LOC140888795 gene encoding probable transcriptional regulator RABBIT EARS; the encoded protein is MEFHMNSSEEAEQESTCIRVGRFYECVFCKRGFNTAQALGGHMNIHRKDRARNKPTDPSKQEEDYTGRPRFYQQIPINDNNKYLTYFAAGTSAVPLHGHPPQQQRYYSMNDYDRDGRPRTNPSIHPSDWQVRLDDFPHATNHKEELDLELRLGYDS